The Polymorphobacter megasporae genome window below encodes:
- a CDS encoding SbcC/MukB-like Walker B domain-containing protein encodes MAAAQDRKDRAVAAIAGLDRPNLAASSTALMNADAILSKAEELLTTTAMRLSQLETTQVLVTRLTAELAEATERYRVLGELAQLTDGRNAHRLRLRDFAIAATFDLVLEAANLRFGRMSRGRFSLLRKYEGGDGRARAGLDIEVYDAHTDQKRDAHTLSGGEGFLASLSLALGLSDVVQAESGGVKLDAVFIDEGFGHLDDETLDVALDTLRDLVGQDRAVGVISHVEAVKEQIPMGFDVVRQPQGSVISQRVGI; translated from the coding sequence TTGGCCGCCGCGCAAGATCGGAAGGACCGCGCCGTTGCGGCAATTGCTGGTCTGGATCGCCCTAACCTGGCGGCCAGTTCGACCGCGCTGATGAACGCCGACGCGATCCTGAGCAAGGCTGAGGAGCTCCTTACGACGACCGCGATGAGGTTGTCGCAGCTTGAAACCACTCAGGTCCTTGTCACCCGACTGACCGCAGAGCTTGCCGAGGCGACTGAGCGGTATCGTGTCCTCGGTGAGCTGGCCCAGCTGACCGATGGCCGAAACGCCCATCGCTTGCGCCTGCGCGATTTCGCTATCGCCGCGACGTTCGACCTGGTCCTCGAAGCGGCCAACCTGCGCTTTGGGCGTATGTCGCGCGGTCGGTTCTCCCTGCTGCGGAAGTATGAGGGGGGCGACGGCCGGGCTAGGGCAGGATTGGACATCGAGGTTTACGACGCCCACACCGATCAGAAACGCGACGCTCATACGCTCTCAGGCGGGGAGGGGTTTCTGGCATCGCTGTCATTGGCGCTCGGGCTTTCCGATGTCGTCCAGGCAGAGTCCGGCGGCGTCAAACTCGACGCGGTCTTTATTGATGAGGGTTTCGGCCACCTCGACGACGAGACCCTCGATGTCGCCCTCGATACCCTGCGTGACCTCGTGGGCCAGGATCGAGCGGTCGGCGTCATAAGCCACGTCGAGGCTGTGAAGGAGCAGATCCCCATGGGCTTCGATGTGGTTCGCCAGCCGCAGGGCAGCGTCATAAGTCAGCGGGTCGGAATCTAG
- a CDS encoding IS630 family transposase — MRTGIRIEVTASDRARLEAIVSARGSPQKHVWRARIILLTDQGLGTLAIMAAAGKSKTCVWRWQERFMAQGVDGLLRDKTRPPGIAPLEAGLVDRIVALTLERPDHEATHWTVRAMAKAVGIAASSVVKIWHDHGLAPHRWRSFKLSNDKAFAEKLHDVVGLYVSPPAHAIVLSVDEKSQIQALDRTQPGLPLKRGRGATMTHDYKRNGTTTLFAALNVLDGSVIGRNMQRHRHQEFIRFLNAVEAELPADKAVHVILDNYATHKQPKVRAWLGRHPRWTFHFVPTSCSWLNAVEGFFAKLTRRRLKNGVFCSVVDLQAAINRFIKEHNQEPRPFVWRADPNEIIAAVRRGHQTLESVH, encoded by the coding sequence ATGCGCACTGGTATCAGGATCGAGGTCACGGCCTCAGACAGGGCTCGGCTTGAAGCGATTGTCTCGGCGCGGGGTTCGCCGCAGAAGCATGTCTGGCGTGCACGGATCATTCTGCTCACGGATCAAGGGCTGGGAACGCTCGCGATCATGGCGGCGGCCGGCAAGTCGAAGACCTGCGTGTGGCGCTGGCAGGAACGCTTCATGGCCCAAGGTGTCGATGGTTTGCTGCGCGACAAGACCCGCCCGCCGGGCATCGCTCCGCTCGAGGCGGGGCTCGTCGACAGGATCGTGGCCCTGACCCTTGAACGCCCCGACCATGAAGCGACGCACTGGACGGTCCGTGCGATGGCCAAGGCGGTCGGCATCGCTGCGTCCTCGGTTGTGAAGATCTGGCACGACCATGGCCTGGCACCGCACCGCTGGCGGAGCTTCAAGCTGTCCAACGACAAGGCGTTTGCCGAGAAGCTGCACGACGTGGTCGGCCTCTATGTCTCGCCGCCGGCACACGCGATCGTGCTGTCGGTGGACGAGAAGAGCCAGATCCAGGCGCTCGACCGTACCCAGCCGGGGCTGCCGCTCAAGCGCGGCCGCGGTGCGACCATGACCCACGACTACAAGCGCAACGGGACGACGACCTTGTTCGCGGCGCTGAACGTGCTCGACGGCTCGGTGATCGGGCGCAACATGCAGCGCCATCGGCACCAGGAGTTCATCCGCTTCCTGAACGCCGTCGAGGCCGAGTTGCCCGCCGACAAGGCCGTCCACGTCATCCTCGACAATTACGCCACACACAAACAGCCCAAGGTCCGCGCCTGGCTCGGCCGGCATCCGCGCTGGACGTTCCACTTCGTGCCGACGTCGTGTTCGTGGCTCAACGCCGTAGAGGGCTTCTTTGCCAAGCTGACCCGCCGGCGCCTGAAGAATGGCGTCTTCTGCTCCGTCGTCGACCTCCAGGCCGCCATCAACCGCTTCATCAAGGAGCACAATCAGGAACCGCGTCCCTTCGTCTGGCGCGCCGATCCAAACGAAATCATCGCCGCCGTCAGACGCGGGCACCAAACGTTAGAATCAGTCCACTAG
- a CDS encoding ATP-dependent nuclease, translating to MKIAKVKITNFKCYEETFCLKLNDALNVIVGGNESGKTTILEAVHLALTGMLHGRPLKNDLTSYLFNLAAQQKYIESLKTGTPLPPPAITIELFFSGDSNELAELEGDGNSEKIKASGVVYRVEFDEESYKGAYEALVAAGELTSIPVEYYTATMRSFARKGITSRNIPIKSALIDSTSARLQNGSDVYISRIIRDVLQETERASISQAHRKLKEAFVKDENLQLINARITKAAKISQKSVFISVDLSSQTAWESSLMTYIDFVPFHYIGKGEQCVIKTKLALSTKKSAEATAILLEEPENHLSHARLNELIADLTAQHGEKQIIISTHSSFVANKLGLDHLIVLRDSKVVRIAELKAANFFKKLAGYDTLRLALAKKAILVEGDSDELVVQRAYMDANGGKLPIQDGIDVISVGTAFLRFLELAKALDIPVAVVTDNDGDPAALDKKYAAFKGDTSIRICFASEVDEGDLKVKDKPFNYNTLEPKLLKANGLEALNAVLGTAATTDDDLRLHMRSNKTESALAIFAAETGIKYPDYITQAIAP from the coding sequence ATGAAGATCGCCAAGGTAAAAATCACCAACTTCAAGTGCTACGAGGAGACGTTTTGTCTCAAGCTCAACGACGCCCTGAACGTTATCGTCGGCGGCAATGAGTCCGGGAAGACGACGATCCTGGAGGCGGTCCATTTGGCGCTGACCGGCATGCTGCACGGCCGCCCGCTCAAGAACGACCTGACCAGCTACCTCTTCAACCTGGCCGCCCAGCAGAAGTACATCGAAAGCCTCAAGACCGGCACACCCCTGCCGCCTCCGGCCATCACCATCGAGCTGTTCTTCTCCGGTGATTCCAACGAGCTGGCGGAGCTCGAGGGCGACGGCAACTCCGAGAAGATCAAGGCCAGCGGCGTGGTCTACCGCGTCGAGTTCGACGAGGAGAGTTACAAAGGCGCCTATGAGGCGCTGGTGGCGGCCGGCGAGCTGACCTCGATTCCGGTTGAATACTACACCGCGACCATGCGGTCGTTCGCGCGCAAGGGCATCACCTCGCGCAACATCCCGATCAAGTCCGCCCTCATCGATTCGACCAGCGCCCGACTGCAGAACGGCTCCGACGTCTACATCTCGCGAATCATCCGCGACGTGCTGCAGGAGACCGAACGGGCGTCGATTTCACAGGCGCACCGCAAGCTGAAGGAGGCCTTCGTCAAGGACGAGAACCTGCAGCTGATCAATGCGCGGATCACCAAGGCCGCGAAGATCAGCCAGAAGTCGGTCTTTATCTCGGTCGACCTGTCGTCCCAGACAGCGTGGGAAAGCAGCCTGATGACCTACATCGACTTCGTGCCCTTCCATTACATCGGCAAGGGCGAGCAGTGCGTCATCAAGACCAAGCTGGCGCTCAGCACCAAGAAGAGCGCCGAGGCCACGGCCATCCTGCTTGAAGAGCCGGAAAACCACTTGTCGCACGCGCGGCTCAACGAGCTGATCGCCGATCTGACCGCCCAGCATGGCGAGAAGCAGATCATCATCTCGACCCACAGCAGTTTCGTGGCCAACAAACTCGGCCTCGACCACCTGATTGTGCTGCGCGACAGCAAGGTGGTGCGGATTGCGGAGCTGAAAGCGGCCAACTTTTTCAAGAAGCTGGCGGGCTACGACACTCTGCGCCTAGCCTTGGCCAAGAAGGCGATCCTGGTGGAGGGCGATTCCGACGAGTTGGTGGTTCAGCGGGCCTACATGGACGCGAACGGCGGCAAGCTGCCGATTCAGGACGGGATCGACGTCATCTCCGTCGGCACGGCCTTCCTGCGTTTCTTAGAGCTGGCTAAAGCGCTGGACATCCCCGTGGCCGTGGTCACCGACAACGACGGGGATCCTGCTGCGCTCGACAAGAAATACGCCGCGTTCAAGGGCGACACGTCGATCAGGATTTGTTTCGCCTCCGAAGTCGACGAAGGCGACCTAAAGGTCAAGGACAAGCCCTTCAACTACAACACCCTGGAGCCGAAGCTCCTGAAGGCGAACGGGTTGGAGGCGCTCAACGCGGTCTTGGGCACTGCGGCCACGACCGACGACGACCTTCGCCTCCACATGCGCTCTAACAAGACCGAAAGCGCGTTGGCCATCTTCGCCGCAGAGACCGGGATCAAGTATCCGGACTACATCACCCAGGCCATCGCGCCGTGA
- a CDS encoding UvrD-helicase domain-containing protein produces the protein MAANRLVVAAAGSGKTTYLVHEALKIKNERVLITTYTESNEAEIRQKFFDVAGRVPANVVITTWFSFLITHGVMPFQGAVFDFPVRGMLLVQAQSAIRFTNKAGVKVPWPEDNIARHFFDGRGRVFSDKLSKLVMRCNAASGGAVIDRLSRVFPNVFVDEVQDLAGYDLDILEALARSPAHLLMVGDPRQVTYLTHNERRLAKYAEGGIADFLRTLPQKLKIEIDDASLNRSHRNSAAICAVSARLFPGLAATQACDCATCRNPPSANAGVFILRISDYAHYLATVRPMQLRDKVTAGGVDPSSQVMNFGESKGRGFDHVVILPTGPMQKWLVDPASELAAQSRAKFYVAVTRARHSVAVAMDWKSAALPPGFSFYQRPETSTILG, from the coding sequence ATGGCCGCCAACAGGCTCGTCGTCGCGGCGGCCGGCTCCGGCAAGACCACCTACCTCGTACACGAGGCGCTGAAGATCAAAAACGAGCGGGTCCTGATCACCACCTACACGGAATCCAATGAGGCGGAGATCCGCCAAAAGTTCTTTGACGTCGCTGGCCGCGTCCCGGCAAACGTGGTCATCACGACCTGGTTTAGCTTCCTGATCACCCACGGCGTCATGCCGTTCCAAGGCGCGGTGTTCGACTTTCCGGTCAGGGGGATGCTGCTGGTCCAGGCGCAGTCGGCCATTCGTTTCACGAACAAAGCCGGGGTCAAGGTGCCCTGGCCGGAGGACAATATCGCCCGTCACTTCTTCGACGGTCGCGGCCGGGTCTTCTCTGACAAGCTGTCGAAGCTGGTGATGCGTTGTAATGCGGCGAGTGGCGGCGCGGTGATCGACAGGCTGAGTCGGGTGTTCCCCAACGTTTTCGTCGACGAGGTCCAGGACCTAGCCGGTTATGACCTCGATATCCTCGAGGCGCTGGCGCGAAGTCCCGCCCACCTGTTGATGGTCGGCGATCCTCGTCAGGTCACCTACCTGACCCACAACGAGCGCCGTCTCGCGAAGTACGCCGAAGGCGGCATCGCCGACTTTCTGCGGACGCTGCCCCAAAAGCTCAAGATCGAGATCGACGACGCGAGTCTGAATCGGTCGCACCGCAACAGCGCGGCTATTTGCGCCGTGTCGGCTCGTCTATTTCCTGGGCTAGCCGCCACCCAGGCCTGCGACTGCGCGACTTGCCGGAACCCTCCGTCGGCCAACGCCGGCGTCTTCATCCTGAGGATTTCGGACTACGCTCATTACCTAGCGACCGTCAGACCGATGCAACTCCGCGACAAGGTCACGGCCGGTGGTGTTGATCCGTCGTCGCAGGTGATGAATTTTGGAGAGTCCAAGGGTCGAGGCTTCGACCACGTCGTCATCCTCCCTACGGGCCCCATGCAGAAATGGCTGGTCGATCCGGCTTCCGAACTCGCGGCGCAAAGCCGCGCCAAATTCTATGTCGCCGTCACCCGCGCTAGGCACAGCGTGGCTGTAGCTATGGACTGGAAATCAGCAGCGCTGCCACCCGGATTTTCCTTTTATCAGCGCCCTGAAACCTCAACGATATTGGGCTGA
- a CDS encoding AAA family ATPase, with the protein MRPIKMSLTAFGPFPDTQTVDFRPVLGARLFGIYGPTGAGKTSILDGICFALFGESSGQERQGDDLRSHHSTPDIETDVSLIFEVGAKRYHVVRRPRQTVRGKRGDALVERQHWAALYDATDIEVDDVDADNPGVVMEERKVEVVADRMRSILNYSAAQFRQVVLLPQGQFRQLLTASSDQRSAVLRGLFDVSLYQRFVERLKAEAADLRDQVETGRSAINGHLQAHAVSDIDALVALIESLTADVGVQTAGRDAARRVRDEARETLQAAQQIQNRFTEHDVAQDGLNTVLAQTPEIDVLSRRKAAAERAVACVAADERANEAENDLTAGVTVRTLAADQASEAARLLSEAMASLQASAARQPERNAAIAAVTQLEGVQKRVVGAEPLREAARSSSQAALEAKAALELAVHDHDVAEQGNAAANAELTSVQQTVLRLSQVEGALQLLRQAREKAAQFANATGAVDKFAAARSAALADHERLTGVLAACRVAEFNAEEALASAQAAHLAAKLEDGAPCPVCGATEHPRPSGGVGEGLGLDPAWRQARSAREAADADERQAAQVAARADGEWTQVVSTLTLLKAPERDVAAITADIVAADEQLEALQASPDMATVQAAVDTAKLHLASTTSAHAAARDQHVAADKAATSAAAALAASLADVPEDLRDAATVGLRVQAAIKHRDQLNEAHQLAVENERRASEAAQAALSGLDHAEGRVKELTAVRDAQFASFVTAKTTARLSDAAYAAAKTDIPNIETLVD; encoded by the coding sequence ATGCGCCCAATCAAAATGAGCCTGACGGCTTTTGGACCTTTCCCCGACACGCAAACCGTCGATTTCCGGCCGGTCTTGGGCGCTCGCTTATTCGGCATCTACGGGCCAACAGGAGCGGGAAAGACCTCGATCCTCGATGGCATTTGTTTCGCCCTCTTCGGAGAGTCGTCAGGACAGGAGCGGCAAGGCGACGACCTGCGTTCACACCATTCCACGCCCGATATTGAGACCGACGTGAGCCTGATCTTCGAGGTCGGGGCGAAGCGATATCATGTCGTGCGGCGGCCACGTCAGACGGTCCGCGGCAAACGGGGCGATGCCCTTGTCGAGCGCCAACACTGGGCCGCGCTCTACGACGCCACCGACATTGAGGTCGATGACGTCGACGCCGACAACCCCGGCGTCGTGATGGAGGAACGCAAGGTCGAGGTCGTGGCCGATCGCATGCGATCGATCTTGAACTACAGCGCCGCCCAGTTTCGCCAGGTGGTGCTGCTGCCCCAGGGGCAGTTCCGCCAGCTGTTGACGGCGTCCAGCGATCAGCGCTCCGCTGTGCTGCGCGGGCTGTTCGACGTCTCCCTTTACCAGCGTTTTGTTGAACGTCTGAAGGCCGAAGCCGCTGACCTGCGCGATCAAGTTGAGACAGGCAGGTCGGCGATCAATGGCCACCTGCAGGCCCATGCCGTGTCTGACATCGATGCGCTGGTGGCCCTGATCGAATCCCTGACGGCCGATGTCGGTGTCCAGACGGCTGGCCGCGACGCTGCGCGCCGGGTCCGGGATGAGGCCCGCGAAACGCTGCAGGCGGCTCAGCAGATCCAGAATCGGTTCACAGAACACGACGTCGCGCAGGACGGCCTCAATACAGTCCTCGCCCAAACGCCGGAGATTGATGTCCTTAGCCGGCGCAAAGCGGCCGCTGAGCGCGCTGTCGCCTGTGTCGCCGCCGATGAGCGGGCCAATGAGGCCGAGAATGATCTAACTGCCGGCGTGACAGTCCGGACTCTCGCAGCAGACCAGGCGAGTGAGGCGGCGCGCCTGCTGTCAGAGGCGATGGCAAGCCTGCAGGCCTCCGCCGCACGTCAACCCGAACGGAACGCCGCCATCGCGGCGGTGACCCAGCTCGAGGGTGTGCAGAAGCGTGTGGTGGGCGCCGAACCGCTTCGTGAGGCGGCGCGCAGCTCGTCGCAAGCCGCTCTTGAGGCGAAGGCCGCACTGGAACTGGCGGTCCACGACCATGATGTCGCCGAGCAGGGCAACGCCGCGGCAAACGCGGAGCTCACCAGCGTTCAGCAGACTGTTCTGCGGCTCTCGCAAGTTGAAGGAGCTCTGCAGCTCTTGAGACAGGCGCGGGAAAAGGCCGCTCAGTTCGCGAACGCCACCGGCGCCGTCGACAAGTTCGCCGCCGCGAGGTCGGCCGCTTTGGCCGACCATGAACGACTGACGGGCGTCCTCGCGGCCTGCAGGGTGGCCGAATTTAATGCCGAAGAGGCGCTGGCTTCGGCGCAGGCCGCGCACCTGGCAGCAAAACTCGAGGATGGGGCGCCATGTCCGGTCTGCGGAGCCACGGAGCACCCTCGGCCGTCCGGTGGGGTCGGCGAGGGGCTCGGCCTTGATCCCGCGTGGCGCCAAGCCCGCAGCGCGCGAGAAGCCGCCGACGCAGACGAACGGCAGGCCGCACAGGTCGCGGCGAGGGCTGACGGCGAATGGACCCAGGTCGTTTCCACCTTGACGCTGTTGAAGGCGCCGGAGCGGGATGTCGCCGCGATCACGGCAGACATCGTCGCCGCAGATGAACAGCTCGAAGCGCTGCAGGCGAGCCCGGACATGGCCACGGTCCAGGCCGCCGTCGATACCGCCAAACTGCATCTGGCCTCGACAACCTCAGCGCATGCCGCTGCTCGCGATCAGCACGTTGCAGCTGACAAGGCCGCGACGTCGGCCGCGGCCGCCCTCGCGGCGTCCCTCGCGGATGTGCCCGAAGATTTGCGCGACGCTGCGACGGTCGGCCTTCGCGTCCAAGCGGCGATCAAACACCGGGACCAGTTGAACGAAGCGCACCAACTGGCGGTCGAGAACGAGCGGCGCGCCAGCGAGGCCGCCCAGGCCGCACTCTCGGGTCTAGACCACGCCGAGGGTCGGGTGAAGGAGTTGACCGCGGTGCGTGACGCGCAGTTTGCTTCGTTCGTGACAGCAAAGACGACAGCAAGGCTGAGCGACGCTGCTTATGCGGCGGCCAAGACAGATATCCCCAACATCGAGACCCTAGTGGACTGA